The following are encoded together in the Streptomyces sp. NBC_00341 genome:
- a CDS encoding TetR/AcrR family transcriptional regulator, with amino-acid sequence MASARSTAKPSARERLLSAADELFYAEGVQSVGIDRVIEHAGVAKASLYNTFGGKEQLVRAYLDTRHAGTVDRITRAVAEYDTPREQMLAVFESQGRQFDRPDFRGCAFIRAGAEASPGGLVQEAADSFRGWMRELFTRLAAEAGAADPDALGHQLHILYDGAGISALMDHDSDVAAASRAAATALIAAATGAAAEA; translated from the coding sequence ATGGCGAGTGCCCGGAGCACCGCGAAGCCGTCGGCGCGCGAGCGCCTGCTTTCCGCCGCCGACGAGCTGTTCTACGCCGAGGGCGTGCAGAGCGTCGGAATCGACCGGGTCATCGAGCACGCGGGCGTGGCCAAGGCATCGCTGTACAACACCTTCGGCGGCAAGGAACAGCTCGTCCGGGCCTACCTGGACACCCGGCACGCGGGCACCGTCGACCGGATCACCCGGGCCGTCGCGGAGTACGACACGCCGCGCGAGCAGATGCTGGCGGTCTTCGAGTCCCAGGGACGGCAGTTCGACCGGCCGGACTTCCGCGGCTGCGCCTTCATCCGCGCCGGCGCCGAGGCCAGCCCCGGCGGACTGGTCCAGGAAGCGGCGGACAGCTTCCGCGGCTGGATGCGCGAACTCTTCACCCGCCTCGCCGCCGAGGCCGGCGCCGCCGACCCCGACGCCCTGGGCCACCAGCTCCACATCCTCTACGACGGGGCCGGCATCTCCGCCCTGATGGACCACGACTCCGACGTGGCCGCGGCCTCCCGCGCCGCGGCGACCGCCCTGATCGCAGCGGCCACGGGCGCAGCCGCCGAGGCATGA